From Lewinellaceae bacterium:
TAATGTGGATGCCACTCCTTCTCTGGCCAATTGCATCATTTGGGGCAATGATTTGGGTGTAAGTAATTCGGGAAGCAGCACCAGTGTTGCCGGCGTGAGCTATTCCATCATCCAGGGCGGCTACTCCGGCACGGGCAACCTCGACGCAGACCCGCTCTTCTCCGATGCCGCCAACGGCGACTTCCACCTGCAGCCCTGCTCCCCGGCCATCGATGCCGGCGATGATGCGGCCAACACGGCCACCAGCGACCTCGGCGGCAACCCGCGTAAGATAGACGCCTACTCCGGCGGCGCTCAAATTGACATGGGTGCCTACGAAGCCGCTGTTGGCGACGACGTGGCGCCTACCGCCCGGTGCCAAAACGTGGCCGTACAGCTCGGCGCCGGGGGTTCGGCTACACTCACCGCCGTGCAGGTGAACAACGGCAGCAGCGACAACTGCCCGCTGCTGGGCCTGAGCCTGAACCGGACGAATTTTGGCTGCGCCGATGTCGGAATGCGGAACGTACTGCTCACGGCAACCGACGCTGCCGGGAACAGCCATAGCTGTGTCTCCACGGTGACCGTGCAGGACAATGTAAATCCAACCGCCGTTTGCCAGGACATTACCGTGCAGCTTGATGCCGGCGGCGCCGCGTCCATCACGGCGGGGCAGATAGACAATGGGTCCTCTGACGCCTGCAACATTGGCGGCCTGTCCCTCGACGTGACGGATTTTACCTGTTCGGACAGAGGCGCCCAATCCGTCACCCTCACCGTAACGGATGCCAACGGCAATGTTTCCGAATGCCCGGCAACCGTGACGGTAAAGGACGAGGTTTTCGGCAACTGCCCCTGCCTCAACGACCAGGACCTCGACGAAATCTGCGACGAAACCGACAACTGCCCCGCCGAGGCCAACCCCGGCCAGGAAGACTTCGACGGGGACGGCCTGGGCGACGCCTGCGACCAGGACGTCTGCATAAACGGCGCGGTGAGCAACCTGAATGCGTATGTCAATGGGTTGAACATCAACAGCGCCTATCAAAGGGCCATTACCCAAAGGCTGGATTTGGCAGCCACTAAATTCTGCAACGGATACAGCCTTAATTCGGTGCTCAGTACCCTGAACTACGTGGTCAGCTACGTGCAGTATCAGAGCGGTAGGGGGATTCCGGCTGGCGCGGCTAGTTACATACTGGCCCAGGTGAATACTCTGATCGGCGCGCTGAACAATGGCACGGTAGTTTGCTGCCCGGCGGCAGCGCCCATGTACGTGAGCCCGGGACAGGCAGCCGTTGCGGGAGCGTATCGGCTCGACGCCAGCCCCAACCCGTTCCGCGAGCAGGTGTCCATCCGCTTCTACCTTCCGGAAGAAGGGGCGGCTACGCTGGAGGTGTTCAACCTCAACGGCCAGCGGGTGCGGCAGCTGGAGTCCGCCCGGCTCGGCGCCGGCAGCCACAGCCGGGTTTGGGACGGCAAGGCCGATGGCGGGCAGGCCCTGGCGCCCGGCGTTTACCTGCTGCGCCTGCAAACACCGGGCCAAACAATGGTGAAAAAGCTGATGCTGGTACGGTAACCGCATCAGGTTCATGGTCACTATTTTTATGACACATTAAATTTTTGGAAGCGGTGCCGGCAGGCGCCGCTTTTTTGATGTTGTCAATGCTACTTAGGAATGGAAATTACTCATTATAACGTTCGACCGCATAAACAGCTGATGCACCCAATCCAAACGTTCCGCCAAAAATCCTATCTTGGTAAACGGAAACAGGATGACGAAGCGGCCGTCGAGGACTTCGATGGGCAGCCAGGCCGCGCCCGGGAACAGCGCGTTGAGTGCAAGCACCAGAAACGAGTAGGCGAAACTCAGGCACGAGGAAAGAATAAAGTGTTCAATTATGGGGCAGTAATTTTTGTGCAAGACAAGGCGCGAAGAATGAGGATAGCCAAAGCTACCTGAGTGATGAGCAACGCAGCATGGCGCAAAAAGAACAAGCCAGAATGGACAGTTTATTCTTTCGTCGTGCCTCAACCCGTATACCCCGGCCAGAACGGCCGCCGCCACTTGAGTATCCTGGAAATTAAACGTATGGCATTCATAGATCAATCTGGTTTATTAAATCACAAAGCAATGAGAATAGACAAACTCATTTTTATCCTCCTGCCCTTCTTTTTCCTCCCGGCCTGCAAGCAGCAGATAGATATTGGCCTGCAGGAAGAACTCTCCCAGGCCCGCATCCGCCTTCAGGAAATGGAGGCCGAAATGGCACAGTTGAAAGCCGGCCCGGAAAAAGGGCAGTTGAGACACATCGTCTTTTTGCATCTTAAAAAAGAAATAACGGAAGAAGAAACGGCTATTCTTATTAGCAAGCTCAAACAACTGGGCGAGGTCGAACTGGCCCAGGGCCTGGAAGTAGGCAAGGTAGCGGAGACCGGCGACCAGCGCTTCATCTCCGATCACGACATCGCCTTCCAGATGACTTTTGCCAGCATGGAAGATTACAGAACGTATATGGAGAACCCCGACCACCTGAAAATCCGGGAAGGCCTGAAGCCTTACCTCGGCGGGCCGCCGGCGGTTTTTGATTATTGGGTGGAGTAAATGGTTGGATGGTTAGATGGTTGGCTAAGTAGGGCCTTGGCAATGGTTAGATGGTTGGGCTTGGGGATGGTTGCATGGACCCCATGATTCCTTCTGTCATTCATTCATTCCTTGTGACTATTCAGCATCATGATTGTATGACGCCTGGCGCAAAATTTTGTAAGCCACCCGGGGTTGTGAAAAAAGCCCCCTGCTGCAGCCCTCCCTTGCGGTTGTGGCGCGAGGCGGATATTTTGGCCCGCGGCCGGCATCGGCTTCATGCTGAGGCCCTCTACCCATTGCCAGGCTGCGAAAAAGGGCCCAGATGGCGAAAAAAAGGGCTTTAGCCCTCAATTTATGCCGTTTTGCGCTTGCGGTTGGCATAGTGCTGCGCCCAAACGCCCGATTTTTCGCAGTATAGCTTCCGGGCGTTCCTGGCGATGGCCAGCAGGCCGGCTTCGGCTGTTACCTTTTCCAGCCCTCGAAGGAAGAACCGCCGGTATCGGGTATTGTGCTTGATGTCTCCAAAAGGGGTTTCCACTTCTGTGCCGCGGCGCTTGCGCAGCTGCTGCCCTTTTTCAGAGCAAAGGTTAGCCTTGGCTTGCGCCTTATAAACCTCCAGGTTCGGGCTGTGTGCCAGCGTGCGCGGGCCCTCTCCTTTTTTGCATTGCCCGGCCAGAGGGCAGCCCTGGCAGCCCTCGCTTTGGTATTCCCGCTGCAGGCGCTCATAGCCTGTAGCCGTTTTTATCAGGCTCTCTTGGACAAAGCGCAATTTGCGCCCTTGAGGGCAGGTATAACTGTCGGCGGCTTGGTTATAAACAAACCGGCTTTTGTGGAAAGCAGGAGCCGGCTCTCCTTTCTGCTCCCGGTGGAAGCCCGGATATTTCAAGTAGCTGTTTATCTCCTCGCGCTCTAAGCAGGCATAGTTCTCTTCGCAGCCATACCCTTCGTCGGCCATCATGTTGCCGGGCATCCTTTTGTCAGCCCCCGAGCGCTTAGCCAGCAGTTCCATGCGCTCGGACAATTTATCCAGGTGCTCAGGCAAAGTGGCGCTGTCCGACGCGTTTTGGTGGACGCTAAAATGGACGGCGTATTGGTTTTCTGTGCCCAATTGCAGGTTATAGCCCGGAAGCAAGCGCTCGTCCTTCATGCGCAGGCAACTGGCGCTCTTGTCTGTTTTGGAATAGGAATTGCGCCCGTCGAGGATAGCCTCCTGGATTTCATATTTGGCCAGCTTCTCGGCTTCCTTTTCCAGGTGCCGGCTGCATTTAGCCAGCTCTTTGGCTTTTTGTTTCTCGGCTTTTCCCTGGGCCAGGGCTTGCTGCCGCTTTGCCAATTCGTTGACTTGCCCGGCATGCTGCTTTAGCGCCTGGCTTCCCGGCCCCCCAGGGCTTTGTTCGCCCATCTCGGCCAAATCCTGGCCTTGGTAGCGGGCTTCCTCCTCGGCGTTGAGCTCGTCGATGCGCGCCAACAACTCTCGGATGCGCTCTATAACCCGGCCTTTGTAACGCTCCGTATTCTTGCGCCATACCACTTTATGGCGGTTGGCGTTGGCCTCCATCTTCGTCCCGTCCACAAAATAATCCTCCAGCTCCACATAGCCATGCTCCACCAAATACAGCAGCACTGCCACGAATACCTCGTCCAGCATTTCCTTGAAGCGCCCCGAACGGAAATCGCTCAACGTCTTGTAACAGGGCTCCTGGCACCCGGCCAGCCACATAAACGGCAGTTGTTCGCGCAGGGCCTTGGCCAAAGGCCGGCTCGTATATACCTGTTGGCTGTAGCCGTAAACCCATACTTTCACCAACATCTTGGGGTGGTAGCTCGGGCTGCCGCCCCCAGGATAGAAGCCGGCTAATATTTCCATGTCGATGCCCTCTACCAATTCGTCTACTACCCGCGATAAATGGTTCGGCGGTATCTTGCTGGACAGCAACACTGGAAGCATTATTTCTTGTTCCTGCTCGTAGGGCCTGAACCTTACTTTCCCGATTTTGATTATCTTTGCTTCACACATTTAGTTAAGGGTTGGAGTGTTTGGCAAAGCTAGGCATTCCAACTCTTTTTTTTGCCGGCGCCATAGCTAATATTTTCCTCGCCTGCCTGCGCTCGCCGGGCTTGCCCCATGTCGCCAAGGCCAACTGCGGGAGGCGCCCCAGGGCGGGGAGCAGGCGAAGGGCTTTTTTCACAACCCCTGAGAAGGGGTTCCAGCAGAAAAAGCCTACAAAATTTTGCGCCAGGTGTATTTCATACCTCATGCTGAATAGTAACCATTCCTTACTTAATCTTCTCCCGGCTCCACTTCGACCAATCGGCCAGGTAGTACTCCAGCAGGGCGGGCTGGTCGAGGCGGTTGGGCAGCAGGCCGCCGGGGTTGTCGCTGTCTTTCGGGAAGCCGAACATGGCGTCCACCACGGCCTCATCCAGGTAGCGGACGGGCAGGGAGGCGTGGAACGGCCGCACCTCCAGCGGCAGGCGGCTCGCCATGATGAAGCCCCAGTCGCCAAAAGAGGGCACGTAGGCATGATAGGGCAGCACCTGCTCAAAGCCGCTCTGCCGCAGGGTCTCGTAGATGCACCAGAACGCCTTGCGGGTGTGGAAAGGGCTGCTGGCCTGGGTGGCGAAAACGCCGTTGGGCGTCAGGCGGCTGCGGGCCAGGCGGAAAAAGTGGGTGCTGTAGAGCCGGGCCACCGCCTCGTTGGAGGGATCGGGCAGGTCGGAGAGGATCAGGTCGTAATAGCTAGTGCTTTCCCGCAGGAAGGCAGCGGCGTCCATGGCCACAGTGTGGACTTTGGGATGATCGAGCGCGCCCTCGTTCAGCATACGGATATGATGGTTCTCCCTTCCCAGCCGGAACACCTCCGGATCGAGGTCGACGATGGTGATGGATTCCACGGCCGGCTCCTTGAGCAGCTCGCGGGCCAGCAGCCCCTCCCCTCCCCCCAGCACGAGGATGTTCTTCTTGTAGGGCGCCGCCTGCAGGGGCAGCAGGGCCAGCGCCTCGTGATAGCGGTACTCATCCGCCGATGAGAACTGGATGATGCGGTTGATGTACAGCCGCACCTCTTCTTTGTTTTTGGTGAGAATGAGGTGCTGGTAGGGCGTCTGTTTGGAAAAAACCACCCGGTGGGCGAAGGACTGATCGTCCCAGGCCAGCAGGATGGGGCGGGCGAAGTACAACAGCCCGGCGAACACCAGCATGGAAACCAGGGAAAAGCCATACAGCCAGTTGGCTACTTTACCCCGGATGTGGCCGGAAAAATACCAGAGGATGAATACGCCCAGGGCGATGTTGACCAGCCCGAAAAAAACCGAAGTGCGGAACACGCCAAAGAAGGGCAGCAGGAAGAAGGGGAAAAGCAGGGTGGCTGCCAGGGCGCCAAAATAATCCAGCGACATCACATTGGCCAGGTTGACCCGCAGGGGGTAATACTTTTTCATGATGCGCGCCAGCAGGGGTATTTCAAAGCCGGTCAGGACGCCGATCAGCCCCGTCAACCCGATCATCAGCCCCATGTAAGCGCCCGGCGACAGCCGTTCGAACCAGTAATACAGCAACGGCACACTGCTGCCCCCGATGATGCCCAGCAAGGCCTCCACGACAATGAAGAGCACGGCCATGTTCGGCTCGGGGAAGTACTTGCTCAGGTAAGAACCCAGCCCCATCGCCGCCATGTAAATGCCAATGGTCAGGGAAAACTGCCGGATGCTGTCGCCCAGAAAGTAGGAGGTGGTGGTGCTGATCAGCAGTTCGTAAATGAGCGAGCACAGCCCGGCAACGAATATGGCCAGCGTGATGGCCGCCTTTTCCGATATTATTTTTTGGATGTCCATGCCTCATTGTCTAAATTTACCTCATCTTATGGAGTGGCCGCACGGGGAACAGGCCAATAATAAGGCTTTTCCAGCAATCTGCGCCCCCTAAATTGCGCTCTATCTATGCTATCGCATCTGACGGCTGTCAAAAATATTCCCGGGAACTTTTGCCGCAAGGCTGGAGTTTGCGGAATAAACATGGTTTGGCCTATTACTTTTTATAACCTATAAAACCTCCATTCCATCATGAGAATCAAATGGATCATTTTCGGCCTCATCGCCGCAGCAGCGCTCGCCTTCAATTTTTGCGGGAGCAACAATTCAGAAGAATACACCACCGAAGAAGTCGTGACCCCGACCCAGGGGCTGATCACCACCGTCAAAGAAGTAGAACCCAATCAGTTCAAGATCGAAGACGAGCAGACTGCCATTTCTCCGGAAGCCAGCCGCATCATCGCCAAGTACATGGACAATACCACCGACACTTTCACCCTGGAAGAGGCCCGCGTGGCGGTATCCGATACCACCGGCAACACCACCCACCACCGGCGCAGTTCCGTCTTTCGCATGGCGTCTTACGGGCTGATGGGCTATATGATGGGCCGCAGCATGGGCTCCTACCGCCCCAGCTCCAGTGCCTACGTCGACCAGAACACTTACAACCGGGTATCCAACAACGCCGGGCAAAGCCTGAACCGCACCGCCACCCGCACCACGGTTTCCAAGCCTAAATCCGGCTTTGGCAGTTCCCGCTCTGGCAGTTCCAGCTCTACCCGTTCAACCCGCTCCTATGGTGGATGACCGCCTGATCGAAGTCGGCCGGCCGTCCTCCCGCTTTATGCGCAAATACGGCCTGAACTGGTTTTCGGAAGGCGAGAATGAAGATTATTTCGCCCCCGAGCTGTTGTCGGTTACCGAAGCGCAGGTAGAACACTTCCGGGCGCAGGCGGCCAGCCTCTACGAGCTGGCCCTGCGCGCCGCCCGCCACGTGAGCGAGCGCCAGCTTTGGGCCGCCGCCGGCATCCCGGACAACGCTGTGGAACTGGTCGAATATTCTATACATAAGGAAAACGGCTTGCACCTGGCGGGGCGCTTCGATTTCGCCGGCGGCCTGGGCAGAGCCCCCCTGAAGCTGCTGGAATTCAACGCCGACACCTTTTCGCTGGCGCCGGAAACGGCTACGGTCATGCCACACCAACTGGAGCTGTTGCCGCGCCAGCACCGCAAGAATGCCCGGCAGTACAACAACCTGCTGCCTGGCCTGGCGCAAAGCTTCCGCCGCATCCTGAGCCAGCAGCCCAACCGCCGGCCCAGCCTGCTGCTGTCCGGCCTGGGGCACGAGGAGGACTGGTTCAACCTGGAACTCATCGCTATGGCAGCCCGGCAGGCAGGTTTCCAGGAAGTAGAGCTGATGTTGCTGGAAAAGGTCATCTTTTCCGAAGACGATGGCATCTTTATTGAAACAGGCCCCGAGGAATACCTGCAGTTTGACTTCTGGTTCAAAATGGTGCCCTGGGACTTCATCGCCTACGAAGAACCGGAGCTGATGGACTTGCTGGCCAAAATCGTAAAACGGGATTTGGCAACCGTGCTCAACCCGGCCTACAGCATGCTGCTGCAGTCCAAGGCATTGCTGCCCTTTATGCAGGAGCTGTCGCCGGGCCACCCGGCCCTGCTGCGGTCGAGCCTGAAGCGCGAGGATATGCCCTACGGCGACACCTACGTGTCGAAACCCATTTTCGGCCGCACCGGCGACAACGTGAGCATCTTTCGCCACGGCAGGCTCGCCCAGGCGAACGAGGGCGACTACGGCGATTTCCCCCTGCTCTACCAGGAACTCGCCCGCTTCGACCAGGATGTGGACGGCGACTGCTACCAGCCCAGCGTGTTCAGCGCGGGCAGCGAGCCCTGCGCCCTCTGCCTGCGCCGACAGGATGGCCTGATCGTGGATGATGACGCGGAGTTTGTGGGGCATGTGATTTTGGGGGAGAGTGATGAGTGATGAGTGATGAGTGATGAGTAATCCTGTATGGCCTCCTTAAAACAGAAGATCATGAAAAACGCGAAAGAACTTGGAAGACATATCATCCTGGAGCTGTACGACTGTCCCGAACTGGTGCTCAACGACCTTCCGCTACTGGAGAGCAACCTTCGCGGAGCCGCTGAGGCCATGGGCGCCACCGTTGTCAACTCCAATTTTCATCAATTCTCCCCTTACGGCACATCCGGGGTGGTCATCATTCAGGAAAGCCACCTCACCATCCACACCTGGCCGGAATACCGGTACGCGGCCATTGATATATTCACCTGCGGGGAGATCGATATGGAGCGGGGAGTACAGTATCTGGTGAACGCCCTGGAAGCGCAGCGCAGCGAGTGGCAGTTGCTGAAGCGGGGGCTGGGGTTGGTGCGGGCTGAGGGTGCCCGGAGTGGGTTTTGAGAAGAATTTGCGATGTTCGACATGCGATTTTTGATCTTTGATTTGCTATCCGCATGCTGCCACGTTATTTTAAATTAATAATATGAGGGGTAGGCATAATGGGTTTTTACCTATAAATTCCACCCCCCGGCCCCGCCAGCGGGGGAGAACGCACAGCTAAACTCGGGAAAATGTCCCCCGCTGGCGGGGGTAGGGGGTGGATCAAAGCCCAAACTTGCATTATACCCACTCCTCAATTAATAATTTCTGACTACCGGCTGAACAAAGCCGGGTTAATACATTGCTCTTCAGAAACGCTATCTTTGCCAAAATGCATAACCACCATGGGCAAACAACTGACCTCCATCACCGGCTCGCTGAAAGCCTTCATCGAACAGCAACAGCTGTTCTTCGTCGCCACGGCAGGAACCGACGGCAAGGTGAACCTGTCTCCCAAAGGCATGGATACCCTGAAAGTGCTGGATGGCAACCGGGTGATCTGGCTGAACCTCACCGGGAGCGGCAACGAAACCGCCGCTCACATCCTGGAACAGAACCGGATGACCCTGATGTTCTGTTCTTTTGACAAGAACCCTATGATCCTGCGCTTGTACGGCACGGCCCGCTTTTACCAGGCAGATGATGAGGAATGGAGCGAACTCATCGGAAAGTTCCCTCCTCTGCCGGGTGCCCGCCAGGTCTTCGATGTAACGGTGGAACTGGTGCAGACGTCCTGCGGCTTCGGCGTGCCCCGTTACCAATACGAAGGCCAACGGGATGTTTTGACCCAATGGGCGGAAAAGAAAGGGGAAGAGGGTATCCGGGAATATCAGATGGAAAAAAACCGGGTTAGTTTGGATGGGAAGGGGACGGGGATTCGTTGATTCGGGATTCGTTGATTCGTTGACCGTCTCCCTCAGAGCCGGTTGAAATTCGTACAAACGAAGACGGCCCCAAGCCTACGAATCCCGACTTCCGAATCCCGACTTCCGAATCCCGACTCCCGAATCCCGACTCCCGAATCACGATTCCCGAATCACGATTCCCGAATCCCGAATCACGATTCCCGAATACGCTCCGCAAAAGCCGCGCACAAATATTCAATCTCCTCCACCCGGGCGAGTTGCTCCACCCAGGCGGCAGGAATATCATCGAAGCCATAAGCCAGCCCCGCCAGGCCGCCGGTGACGGCCCCGGAGGTGTCCGTGTCCTCGCCCAGGTTGACGGCGCGCAATACTGCCTCGGAGTAGCACGAGGTCGTCAGCAGGCTCCACAGGCTGGCCTCCAGGGTGTGCACCACATAACCGGAGCTGTAGATGTTATCCTCATGGACGTCCGGGATTTTGCCCTGCAGAGTGCGGCTAAAGTAAGACAACTCCCTACGGTTGAATGCCTGTTCTTCCGCGAATTGCCGCACGATTCCGGTTCCCTCCTTATACGCATCCGCAACCGGTTTGCCCCACAGCAACTGCCGGGCTACCTCCAGGTAAAGGAAGCAACTGAAGACCGCACGGAAGTGAGCATGGGTAATGCTGGACACATCACTGACGATAGCATAGCGCTCTTCAATCGGTTTATTGTAGATAAAAAAAACCAGAGGCAGGATGCGCATCAGGGAGCCGTTGCCGTTGCTGCCTTCGTCCATGCCGCCGGCCAGTTGGGGCGGCAGTTGGCGGCTGCGCAGCCGCTCGATGGCGGAAAGCGTGGCGGTGCCGATGTCGAACACCTCGCCGTGGGGCGTCCACTTCTGGCCGAAGCACCAGGCCAGGAACTGTTCGGCAATATCGTGGAGGTCGTATCCCCGGCAAAGGCTTTCGGCCAGGCAGAAGGACATGGAGCTGTCGTCCGACCAGGTGCCGGGCGGCTGGTCGTGGGTGCCGTGCCCCCGCATGTCATCCACGGGGAACCGCTTCAGCCAGGACCGCCCGACGAACTCTACCGGCACGCCGAGCGCATCACCAACCGCCAGCCCGAAAAGGGCGCTTTTGACCGGATACTCCAAAGTGGTTTTCGTTTTCTGTTCTGACGAAAATAAGAATAAAATCTTATTCCTTCACCGGCTCAGCCCGGAGCATCGCATCCGAAGGATCCCAGTTGAGGATGCGGTAGAAATCGTAAGTTTCGGGTATGCTGACCCACTTTTTAGCTTTTTTGTAATCCGGCTCGGTCAGTACGTGCATATCGCTCAGCACCAGTTGGGAAAACTCGGAATTGATGTTCACCAGGCGGGGCTGGATGATGCCATCCTTGTCTTCGATATCCTTCAGGAAGATGGGCTTGATCTCGGCAGTGCGGGTGGTGGACACGATACACCCCTTATGGCCCTGGTCGAAGAGCTTTTTCACGCCCATGCCGAGGATGGTGCACAGGGTGAGGTCGTAAGCCACCGGGCGGTGGCAGCGCAGCTCGTAGCCCATCTCCACCGGGCGGCTGTTGATCTGGATGTCCAGCTCCTTGAGTTTGCGCTGCACCAGGACGTTGATGATGTGCGCCTTGCTCACGTTGCCCAGCTCCGGGTGGCCATGAGCATCGTAGGTAAAGGTGATGCCGCAGTTTTTGATGTCCTCGTCGTCCAGCACGTGAAAAATCCCTTCGCTGACGATGGCCACCCCATAACCAATGCCTTCGACCATCCGCTTGACCATCGAGGAGACGATCAGGTCGATGACCTTGCTCAGCGTAATCCGGGTTTTGTTGAACATCTCGGGAATGATGATAATAGGGAAATGGCAACTTGCCCCGATCTCGAAAGCGAGATGCCCGGCCGAGCGGCCCATGGAGGCGATGACAAACCAGTTGCCGCTGGTGCGCGAATCTTCATAAATGATGTTGCCGATGGCCACGCCGGCGTCTTTGGCCGAGTTGAAGCCAAAGGTGGGCATGCCGTCGGGCAGCGGGATGTCGTTGTCGATGGTTTTCGGGACGTGGATGTTCTGTATTTCCACCTTCTTTTTAGCCAGGAATTTGGCCAGGCGGTTGCTGGAGGAGGCGGTGTCGTCGCCGCCGATGGTCACCAGCAGCTTGACGTTGTTGTCCAGGAAAAAATCGGCGGAGAACTCGTCGTCTTTGGGTTTGTACCGGCTCATGCGCAGGGTGGAACCTCCCCGGGGGAAAATCCGGTCGGCGTAGTGGAAGTTGATGTCGACGGTATCCGCCTTCCCGTTGAAGAGGTTTTTGTAACCGTCATGGATGCCAATGATGCGGTAACCGTCTTTCAGAAAGACTTTGGAAATGGTGCTGATGACCGTATTGATGCCCGGCGCCGGGCCCCCGGCGCACAGAATGGCAATCGACTTTTGCATGGGTGCTTTTTTCTTCGGCATTTCGCGATACTCCTTTTATGCGGTGAATAAAAAACGAAGTTGCGACAAATTTACAAACCTTTGCGACAATATCTAAAGCGGCCGCTTCCTACTGCTCCTACCTTTGTTCCGGACAAATTGTTCCACATCAATAAAAACCCAATAGTCATGAAAAAAGCATTAAAGATCATTGGCATCGCCATAGGAGCGGTTGCCGTGCTGCTCGCCTCCGCCGCCCTTTACTTCAACATCAAGGGCATCCCTCATTACGAAGTAAATGCGCCGGACATCACGATAGAACCAACGACCGAGCGCGTCGCGCGGGGAGAATATATCGTCAACCAAACCTGTGTAATCTGCCATTTGGGAAAAGACAACAAGCTCTCCGGCACCCTGATGGAAGACGATCCCGCTTTCGGCACCTGGTACGCCGCCAACATCACCCAGCACCCGGAGGCCGGCATCGGAAAATACACGGATGGCGAATTGATGTACCTGCTCCGCACCGGCATCAAGCGGGACGGCGAGTTCGCCCCTTCTTTTATGCCCCGTTTCAACCACCTGAGCGATGAGGATATAAAAAGCATCATCGCTTACCTCCGATCGGACGCCCCTCGGGTGCAGCCGGTCGCCACTCCGCAACCGCCCCAGCAGCCAACGCTGCTCGCCAAGGTCGTCTGCAACCTCGCCATGAAACCCCTGCCCTATCCGGAAGCAGCCATCGCCGCTCCTCCCAGAACCGACGAAGTGGCTTATGGAAAATACCTGGCAACGGGAACGATGCTGTGCTACATGTGCCACTCCGCCAGCTTTGAAACGCTGGACGAGGTGACGCCGGAAAATTCCGAGGGCTATTTTGCCGGCGGCAATATGGTCAGGAACCCCCAGAACCGAACGGAAATCAAGCCCTCCGCCAACCTCACCATGCACCCCGAACTCGGCCTGGGCCAATGGACGGAGGAGCAATTCGCCAACGCCGTCCGCTTCGGGCAAACCCCCGACGGACAGGGGCTGAGCGCCGCCATGCCCAAATTCACCCAGATAACCGACGAAGACATCTCCGCCATCTGGGCTTACCTGCAGACAGTGCCGGTGGTTGAAAAGAATGTTCTGGCGGAAGCCAGTGGGAAGTAGGGCTGTTGGGATGCTGAGGTTCTAAGTTAAAGTCAAGGCGCCCTGCCATGGGAATCTAACTCAACATGCTGCATTCAACACCATATCATCAAAAAAAAACGCTATGAAATTCGAATTGCCGCACACCATTGAAAATGTGCTGGGTGAAAAACTAATCTTCAAATCCATTATTCAAGAGCCCGACGGCGACAAGGTGCTGGCGGAAGCCTTCGTACAGCCCGGCGCCGGGCCGGCCATGCACGTGCATTATAAACAGGACGAAAGCTTCAC
This genomic window contains:
- a CDS encoding c-type cytochrome, coding for MKKALKIIGIAIGAVAVLLASAALYFNIKGIPHYEVNAPDITIEPTTERVARGEYIVNQTCVICHLGKDNKLSGTLMEDDPAFGTWYAANITQHPEAGIGKYTDGELMYLLRTGIKRDGEFAPSFMPRFNHLSDEDIKSIIAYLRSDAPRVQPVATPQPPQQPTLLAKVVCNLAMKPLPYPEAAIAAPPRTDEVAYGKYLATGTMLCYMCHSASFETLDEVTPENSEGYFAGGNMVRNPQNRTEIKPSANLTMHPELGLGQWTEEQFANAVRFGQTPDGQGLSAAMPKFTQITDEDISAIWAYLQTVPVVEKNVLAEASGK
- a CDS encoding 6-phosphofructokinase, with the translated sequence MQKSIAILCAGGPAPGINTVISTISKVFLKDGYRIIGIHDGYKNLFNGKADTVDINFHYADRIFPRGGSTLRMSRYKPKDDEFSADFFLDNNVKLLVTIGGDDTASSSNRLAKFLAKKKVEIQNIHVPKTIDNDIPLPDGMPTFGFNSAKDAGVAIGNIIYEDSRTSGNWFVIASMGRSAGHLAFEIGASCHFPIIIIPEMFNKTRITLSKVIDLIVSSMVKRMVEGIGYGVAIVSEGIFHVLDDEDIKNCGITFTYDAHGHPELGNVSKAHIINVLVQRKLKELDIQINSRPVEMGYELRCHRPVAYDLTLCTILGMGVKKLFDQGHKGCIVSTTRTAEIKPIFLKDIEDKDGIIQPRLVNINSEFSQLVLSDMHVLTEPDYKKAKKWVSIPETYDFYRILNWDPSDAMLRAEPVKE